TCAGTCGCATTCCGCGACGTAACTTAACGGCTATGCTAGTCCTGCTGGGCGAAGTGAACTGTCTGAACCAGCATGGACATACCCTTCAAGGAGTGAACACCGTCGGACAGACTGGCTGCACAAATGGGGTGGGCATGACAATTTCGGATGAAACAGAACTCGACATGGGCGCGACAACTCGTCGCGTGCTGGCGTTATCGCGCGATGTGCGGTCCGCAACGCTCGATGTCGTTAAATCGGCAAGACGGTCGATTTCCATTTTTACTCAGGAACTCGATCCGTCGGTATACGATCGCATCGAGTTTCTTGACGCCGTCAAACAGCTCATCCTGACGCACAAATTCTCGCGGATCCAAATTCTGTTGGTATCGCCTATGGACGCGGTAAAAAACGGCCATCGCCTGGTGGAGTTAGCGCGCCGCTTTAGCACATTCTTCGAAATACGACGCGTGGATCCTGAATTTATTAATCGAAAAGACGCGTTCTTGGTCGCGGATGAGTCGGGTGTGGTTTACCGGCTAGATGCGACCCGTTGGGAAGGCATCGCCGATACCAATGCACCGCGCATCGCTCAAAAGTACTTGGATATTTTCGAAGAAGCCTGGCAGCGAAGCGAACCAGAACCGGAATTCCGACGCCTGCATCTATAAACGACTCGTCAGTCTCGACAGATCACCATAAACCGCCGCCGATGCGTCACAGTCGGTGTGAGCAATGCCACTTGCCTGTCTCATTGGCGCGCGGCGTCACCGCGCCGTGCGACCTCAACCGGATGTCGCTTTCTCTAGTTAATGCCGTCGCGCGTCATGCCATCGGGACTGGCCGGCGCAAATTCCTGACTAATTGAATCATCAACGGCCGGTCCCGTAGCGGTGACGCTCACATCGGTAATGCCACACAGCACCTGGTCGCACTGCGGTAAGACTTCAACACCGATGAGATCGTCATCGAGACGCACAGACAGTAAGTCGCTTCCGGTCGCTACGTCGTCGCTCAACCACACTCGATAACGTCCATCGCCAAGACTCAGCGCCGGTACGGCGCCTTGCGCGTCGTCGACGATTACGCCGGTGCTGATCGCCTGTGCGCGCGAATCGGCGCTGGTCACCGCCACACTTACGCGGTGTTCGCTGCCGACCGATGCATTGCTGGTCAGTTCAAACAACCGAATATCGACGGCCTGAAGATCCAGAAGCGATGGCTCGGACACCAACACGGCTTGCGCTCGATAGGCGACGATGCGGCGCAACGGTGTACGCGCATGGACGCCCGGCTCGACCTGCCCACTATCGGTGAATGTCGAATCCACTTCGCTGAAATACTGCTCAAGACCGGCGTCAACGGCTGTTGCAATCCCCGCGTTGACCAAGACCGGGTCGCTGCCAACGTAGCCCACACCAAACGGTGCGCTCGACGACAAACTGGGCGCGACGCCGTCGACGTCACTGAACACGGCCGCACTCGCCGGTGCCATGTCACCCAGACCCACGACGCCACCCGACGCCGCACGATTACTGGCGACCACGCTGTCGCGAATCAATGGCGCCTGGACCGGTGCGCATGCGACGAGTGACGCCGTTTGACAACGCACAAGACCTGCGCCCGTTGTCGGCGACAATACGTGGTAGGCGACCGTTATGTTGGAAGCGATCAGGGAACTACTGATCATGTCAACAATTGGCGCATCGATGGCCGCGTTTGCGCTGAATACAACGTTGCGCAAGGTCAGCGCACTGTCGACCATATGCACTGCGCCGCCCGATTGCGCCACATTGCCGATAAACAGTGCGTCGCTGAGAGTCACGTCTGCTCCCGCTTCAAGCATTAGGCCACCACCCCGTAGGGCACGATTGGTCGCCAAGTGAAGTTGGGATGCGGTGACATCGGCCGCCCGAATCGTCAATGCACTCGACTCGCTATTCGCGCCACTAATGTGCACGCGTGACAGCGTCACCGACGCGTCTTCAATACGCATATGCGCGCCACGTTCGAGCCGTAAATTGGCGGCAAAACAGTCCTCACACCCGCGCACATCGATCAACGATGAGTTGTCGACGACGCGGGAAAATGACGGGGTGGGTGCGACCTGAAGCGTGGCAAAATCTACCCCGCCCAACACCGCGGTGGACGGTTGCGCTAACGTCAGTTGGCCCGACACCTGCGCGTCTTTCTCAACCAACACAACCGCCTCGCTGATGCCCGCAATTCGATTCGAGGCCTCGCTGAGCGTCGCCAGAGCGGTCTGTGGTGAATCACCCGCTGCGGCGTCATCGCCCTGCGCCGATACAAACAGGGCTATCCCATCTATCGGCCATTGGGCTTCCAGACTATCCCCAATTCCATCGTCGTCAGAATCGGCATTCGTTGGATCAAAGCCGAGTAACGACTCTTCATAATCGCTCAGGCCGTCGCCGTCCGAGTCCGGATCGGACACTTGAACCATGAGCGTGAAGGTCGCGTCCAATCCAGCCGAATCACGTGCCGTCACAATCAGCGGCAGCGAAGCACTGAGCGCATCGGCGGGCAACGCCACACCGGTCAAGATACCCGTGGCATTGAGCTGCATCGCCTCTGGTAAACGCTCAACGCTAAAGACGAGCGACCCATCGTCCACATCCGTCACGCGCGGTCGAAGATCCACATCAAACGGTGCGCCCACTGCCACACTTAACGGCTCGTTCACGCCGGTGAGGACAGGCGGGTCATTGACCGGCGTTACCGAAACAACCAGCGTGGTGGAAAACTCGTTGAAGGCCGCCTGTCCATCGTCCGCAATCAGCGCAAACACAGCATCACCAAAGGCATCGGCACGGGGTAACAAGGTGAGCGTGAGCGCATCGGCATCAAACACAACATCAAACGGCGCTTCGTCGCTCGCGGTTTGCGAACTGAACGCCACGCTGTAGGACACCATCTGGCCTGCTTCGCTGTCCGGCACGGGCGCCGGCTCGATCTGCACGACCACAGGCGTAAAGTCTTCCGTCAAGGTGAGCTGCGCATCGCTTAACGTAAAAGCGGGCGGCGTGTTGGACGCCGTCACATTCAGTACGACCTCTAGGCTAACGCTGTTTTGACCATCTGACGCCGTCACAATCAGTGTAATAGGCTGCGCCGCCAGATCGGCCTCCGTCGGCGTACCACCCAGCACGCCGGTGTCCGGATCGAGCATCAAACCCGTGCCCGGTGGCAATCCCGATGCGGCAAATACCAGCGCCGTTTCGTCCGGATCAGTAAAGAACTGAGAAAAGTCGACGTCGTTTGCCGCTATCTCAATCTCGGCGGGCGCCGGCTCGACGACCGGTGGAATGGAATTGACAGTGATGCGCTGCGTCTGTGTGCCTTCATTACCGGCGCCATCTCGCGCTGTCCACGTCACGATCGTATCGCCTACCGGGAACAACGCTGGCGCGTCGTTGGTGAGCACGATGTCGTTACGTGCGGTGACCTGATCGCTCGCCGGTGGGGCGGCCAATATCACGGGGGTCAATGTACCCACCGCATCGGCTTGCACCGTGGCAGGCACCACAATCGCCGGTGGCGTCGTGTCCACCACCATCGCCTGCCATTCAGCGCTCGTCTCATTGCC
The sequence above is a segment of the Pseudomonadota bacterium genome. Coding sequences within it:
- a CDS encoding putative Ig domain-containing protein; the protein is MPEIAVRRRWVLALYLLCLVGLSACGGASSESVSVSELSPQAPMGNVSNTRLVAGNGTKGPLVNATVELFELDVNGRAIGGPLTFTQTDNDGNWQLEVNRSDPVLVRVSGGSYVDEADTNLSSRRVIELTDAQFLESVLMPGDSTVAVTVFTHALLEKSRRETGLNNFTDVLERNRALFTSAYGFDVLSILPANPLAPNGSPDAVAYALSAGGVANAINALSIASSTALPEYVHILTVVEDLVDCRLDGVSTGGQSVSATLPSEYTELTLEQQVLRFRNNNFAVYDGVTPRAIDAVQCDELGGVPDITAPQILAVAENVVFEAQSAEGVMLSAAQIDQLVAQFAAADDRQGELDWSLGVNTALPLGVSTLTAVVRDVWGNETSAEWQAMVVDTTPPAIVVPATVQADAVGTLTPVILAAPPASDQVTARNDIVLTNDAPALFPVGDTIVTWTARDGAGNEGTQTQRITVNSIPPVVEPAPAEIEIAANDVDFSQFFTDPDETALVFAASGLPPGTGLMLDPDTGVLGGTPTEADLAAQPITLIVTASDGQNSVSLEVVLNVTASNTPPAFTLSDAQLTLTEDFTPVVVQIEPAPVPDSEAGQMVSYSVAFSSQTASDEAPFDVVFDADALTLTLLPRADAFGDAVFALIADDGQAAFNEFSTTLVVSVTPVNDPPVLTGVNEPLSVAVGAPFDVDLRPRVTDVDDGSLVFSVERLPEAMQLNATGILTGVALPADALSASLPLIVTARDSAGLDATFTLMVQVSDPDSDGDGLSDYEESLLGFDPTNADSDDDGIGDSLEAQWPIDGIALFVSAQGDDAAAGDSPQTALATLSEASNRIAGISEAVVLVEKDAQVSGQLTLAQPSTAVLGGVDFATLQVAPTPSFSRVVDNSSLIDVRGCEDCFAANLRLERGAHMRIEDASVTLSRVHISGANSESSALTIRAADVTASQLHLATNRALRGGGLMLEAGADVTLSDALFIGNVAQSGGAVHMVDSALTLRNVVFSANAAIDAPIVDMISSSLIASNITVAYHVLSPTTGAGLVRCQTASLVACAPVQAPLIRDSVVASNRAASGGVVGLGDMAPASAAVFSDVDGVAPSLSSSAPFGVGYVGSDPVLVNAGIATAVDAGLEQYFSEVDSTFTDSGQVEPGVHARTPLRRIVAYRAQAVLVSEPSLLDLQAVDIRLFELTSNASVGSEHRVSVAVTSADSRAQAISTGVIVDDAQGAVPALSLGDGRYRVWLSDDVATGSDLLSVRLDDDLIGVEVLPQCDQVLCGITDVSVTATGPAVDDSISQEFAPASPDGMTRDGIN